The window CCCGAGGACCCTGGCCGCGTGGCGCGCAGAACGGGCCCGGCTGACGAATGAGCATCCCCGCGTCACGGGAATCGAGACCCGGACGACGCATCCCCTGGCCGGCCGGCCTGTCGCCGGCAACTTCCACGTCCTGCTATTGAAGATATGGGCGGACGCCGACGAACAGCTCTTCGACGCCGCGAGCCGAATCGCCGGCGGAAAGCGGGCCCTGTACGAGGGTCGCCTGCGGGACCTGATCGGTCGCATGGCGCGCGAGCTCGGCGGCGTCCTGGAGGTCGCCGAGCACATCGACCCCGTCATCCGTGCGAAGAAGGGCCAGCCCCCCGCCAAGCAACGGGCCTTTCGCGCCGCGCTGGAGAAGGTCCTGAGCGACTTGCTGCCCTCGCCATTCGGGAGAGCCCAGTCGCGGTAACGCCAGCCGCCCAAGATTCCCCACCCCAATCGGCCCCGCTGGGGTTCCCGTCGCGGCCCCAAGCCTGCATGTGCGCTGACCCTTCATAGCGGTACTAATCTAGTCGCGATGAGCGACAGCCATTCAGAAGACCTTCGGCGGATCCTCGGCCGGCACGCCGGGATCGAGGCAACCTACCCAGCGCGAGCGTGGTCGAGTCTCGATCTCGGCCCGACGCTCACGAATGAGAGGGTTACATTCCGCTGCGAGAGCCGTGGCGGGCGACAGGGGGAGCGATGAGCAGACGGACGAAGACCGATCGGATCGCGCTCGAGCTTGCACTGCGGGAACTTCCCGGCGGGTCGCATGACGACTTCTTGGAACATATTCGGGACCTGATACGGGATTTCAGCACCCGGATGCAGAGGGCCCTGCGCGAGGCGGCGGCGATTCGTATCGGCGACGTCTCGGCAAAGGAGCGGATCGTCCTCTACAACACCCTGCGGCGGGGTATGGAAGACCTCGGCGACGTGATTCAAGTCGCGACGACTATTTTGCACGACATCGAACTGAGGTATGTCATGCAAAAGACGTTTCTCGATATGGCGGTCTCCAGTCCCAGACCCAAGAAGCCGCGTCTGCCGACGGCGTGAAAGCCGAGAGGGTGCGTCCACGAAGTGGATGCGTGGCGTGAAGAGGGTCGTGCAGGGCACGGCTAACGGCGGCGAGGTCCACGTCTTCGTCGCGGTTGAGGTCCTCAGCGGAAGACCGGTCGGCCCTCGAGTCCGCAAGACCGGCAAGTCCTGAGGCTCTGAAGGACCGGGTAATGAGCCGTGCTGGACTCGAACCAGCGACCCTCAGCTTAAAAGGCTGATGCTCTACCGACTGAGCTAACGGCCCGTTCGTGGGAAATCGCGGCAAGGATAACACTTCCCGCGCAGCGCTTCACGGTTCCGGTTGAGGCGCGTCCTTCCGCCGCTGCAAGTCGATCATCGCCCGGTAGACTCGCGAGCGCACTTCGTGCCGCTCGTTCGCCCGCGTGATATAGCGGACCACCAGGGTGGCTCCGGAACCGGTCGGCCGCACGCTCATCACGGGTTCGCCACGGAAGGCCTGGGGCGCGGCCCCCGGCGCCACCTTTCGCCATTCGTCGGTGGCGAGCTGCGCGTTCTTCTGCGTTTCCGCCGCCACCATCCGCTTCACCGCCTCGGCCATCGCGAACGGATCGGAGTCCGCCGGCACGGCCACCTGGATCTCGTCCCACATCCACTGGCCGGAGGTCGAGAAGTTGAAGTAGTTTCCTTCCACCGCGAATCCGTTCATGAACGCGACTTTTCTCCCCGTCGGATGGCCGGCATCGGACCAGTCCCCCGTCTCCAGCAAGATGGTGCGCATGGGTCCGATCTCCAGGACCTCTCCGGAGACTCCGTTGATCTCCACCCAGTCTCCCGCCCGGATCCCATTGCGGCCCATCAATACGAACCATCCGATGAACGCCACGATGAAATCCTTCATCGCCACCGTCAGCCCCGCTCCGGCCAGCGCCAGCACCGCGGCGAATTGAGTGGGCGGGCCGAAGATCACCAGCAGGATCAGAATCACGCCGCCGCCCCGGATCGCGAAGCCCGCCACGGAGTGCAACGTGTGCACCTGCTTGCGATCCGCCACCAGCTTCGCGAACGAACGGCTCACCCAGATGTCGATGACCGTCGTCGACAAGGCGATGATCAGAATCCACAGCAAACAGTAGAGGAGCCGGTGCACGCATTGCCGCTCTCGCTCCTGGACGAACGTGGACCATCTCTTGTACGTATCCGCTAGCTGTGTCTCGTCCTCGATCCTCTTGTCGAGGACCTCCAAGTTCTTCCGATCGGCCGCGCGCCTCTTGAGCGAGGACATTCTCGCCGCCCCTGGTTTCGAAGGAGCCGGCGCCGTCGCGCCGGCGGCTTGCGCGGCATGGGGTCCCCCGGCGGGGGGTGTGGGTTCCCGCGCTGTCTGCTTGCCTTCTTTCTGATTCAACTTCTCGCGGCGATTCGCCAAATCGGCGGCCTGGGCGCGGACGCCCTGCTCGGCCTGCTGCAATTGCACGATCTTCTCGCGCAACGAATACCACGTCCTCGCGAGCGCGACGATGTTCCGTGACGGCGTCTCCTCCACGGAATTCTGCGTGCCGGAAGGTACGAGGTTCTGAAGCCCGCCATTCGCCTGCTCCCGGGCCTCGTACCGCTGCTTCATGCGCTGGATGATGCCCTGGGGATCGCCCCCGGCGCGAATCAGGTCCTGGTGGGCGTCGTCCAGCTCGTCCTGATCCAGATCGGCCTGCGCCTGGATCGACTGCAGCTGTTGCTGCAAGGCGTCCTTCGCGCTCTCCTTGGCACCGGCCAGCCCTTTCTTGAGGCGCTCGATCTCCGCCTGATCGAAGTCCAGCTGCGCTTGCGCTTTCTTCAACCGGTCGGAGATCTCCTGGGCTTCGGGCGAGAGCGGCGTGGGATGGTCCGTCGCCTCTTGAAGCGCGGTGGCGAACGCGAGGTCGACCTCGATGTCGGCGATGCGCAACACCTCGCGCGCCATCCACTGCTCCTCGCGGGTCACGGCGTGCGCGGCCACCGCTCGAGCCGTGTCGAACTGATCCTGGGTCACCTTGGCCAGGCGATAGAACGGTGCATTTCGGTACGAAGGCCCGGACCGGGGCTCGCCGATCGGCCGGCTCGTGATCACCAGGCCGACGAGGGTCGCGATCAGGAGGACAAGCAGCACGGCGGAGATGACGCGGTAGTAGGGACTCATAACCCCTCGATTCCGGTCCCGATTGTATGATCATGCCTCGCCTCGAGCGAGCCCGAAGCTCCCCCGGTCCTTCCGTCCCGTTCGTCCCACCGGAGGACGCAGAGGGCGGGTGGGTCGACGGGCGCGCTCCGGCGGCCGGGAGGATTCCGGTCAGGGCGACAGCCGGAATTCGTGAAAGACCAGATCCCGCGGCTCCGCGAGATCCACCGCGAAGACGCCCACATGCCGGATTTCCGCGAGGAGGAGCTTGCGCCCCCGCGGTGCGGTTTCGACATCGGCCAGCGGGATCCGCACGTGGTTGCGCCCGGGAGCGAGCAGGAACTTCCCGTTGAATCGGTCGGCGTAGTCCTCGTCGTGGCTGAGGTCGTCGATACGAACCGTCACGCGGAGCGGGGTCGAGGAGGGGTTCGTGCAGTCGAACGAGAACTCCGATCGCCCCCGCCAGTCGCGCGGGAAGAACTCGAGCCAGAGGCCCGGATACGCTCCGGGCCGCAGGTGGAGACGCAGCGCGCCGTCCGTTCCCGCACCTCCCTTTCGCTCGAAGACGCCCGTCGACCACGCCGACCAGCCGAAGCGGTCGAGCTGAGCCGAGCTGCGGAAGTCCGCGAGCACGGGGAATTGGCGTCCGGCCCTCACCTCGTCGGCGATCGCACGGGCGGACGGCGCGAACGCCGCCAGAACCCCGCCCAGAGCAGCCGCCCTCAGGCCCCAACGGAGGGGGGCTCCACTCCCGCGCCCGGAGGACGCCGCGGCCAGCACGACGGCCGCGGCACCGACGCCGTCCCGGACGACGTCCCAGGGATCGGCGGCGCCGCCGAGAGCCGCCTGCAGGAGCTCCACCGCGGCGCCGTCCACCACGACGGCCACGAACACCACGAAGAGGCGCCCGAGCCGGTCGAGGCGGCGCGCTCGTGCCGGCCCCGGGAATCCGAACAGCAGCGCCCCGGCGACGAGGCCGAAGCCCGGAACGTGCAGGAAGTCGTGCAGGCGGAGCGCCGAACGGAGGTGGGGGCCCGTGGCGGGAGCGAGCACGGCGACCAGCGTGCAGCAAAGGGCCGTGCCGAGCGCGATCCCACGCCGGAGCGACCGATGGGCCCTGATCTCGTCGATCCGCACGCTCGCCCCGCCTCGATGCTCGGTGGCCCGAACGGTCACCGGGCGACCGGCTCCTGCGGACCGGCCTTCGTCTCGTCCACGAGCCACTGGGTCGCCTGGAGCATGGAGACCGCGTAGTCCTTGAGGCGGGCCGCGACGTCGGGGCGCTCCCTCAGGTGGTCGGTGGTGTCCCGCTCGCGGTAGCGGTACAGCGTCTCCCTCCCCTTCCGGCGCCACACCCAGAACCAGTCGGCGTCGAGGCAGCCGATCCGGTCGTCCGCGGTGAAGTAGGTCGCGGGGCGCCGCTCGTGCAGCAGATCGACCCCCATCGTGTTGTTCACGTAGCGGACGCCGAGCAGCCCGAGGAGCGTCGGCCCGAGGTCGATCTGCTCGCCGAGCCCGTCGAGGACCCGCGGCGCGCCGAGGATGCCGGGGGCGTACAGGATCATCGGCGTGTGGTGGAACGAGAGCGGCATGTCGTAGACCGGATCGATGATCGCGCCGTGGTCGGCGACGAACGCGAACACCGTGTTCGCGAACCACGGCTCCTTCGACGCCAGGTCGACGAGGTGGCCGATCGCCCAGTCCGCGTACTCGACCATCTGGTGGGAGAGGTCGCCGCTCCTCGGCCGGAACGGGATGTCCTGGGGGAGGACGTACGGGGTGTGGTCGCTCGCGGTCAGGAACGCGGCGAGGAACGGGCGGCCGCTCCGGCCCCAGCGATCGAGGGTCGGCATCGCGAACTCGAACATGTAGTGGTCGGGCACGCCGAGGGTGCTCTTCACCCGCTCCCGCGGGTAGTCCTTGAGGCTGACGATGGTGCCGTACCCGTTGTTGCTCAGGAACCCGCCCATGTTGTCGAACTGCTCGTCGTGGGTGCAGAAGAAGCCGGTCTCGTACCCCTGCTCCCGCAGCACGCGGCCGATGCCGGTGAACGGCTTCAGGCAGTGCGCCCCCTTCATCGGGTGCTCCGAGAGGAGCGACGGAAGCGAGAACAGGGTCCCGTACACCCCGTTGAACGTGTGGATCCCGGCGGTGTAGACGTGGTCGAAGCTCCACCCGCGGGAGGCGAGGTCGTCGAGGCGCGGGGTCAAGCCCCCTCCCCCGTTCCGGGAGAGGCGCTCGGCCGACATGCTCTCCATGATCACGATCACGACGTTCAGGGGCCGCCGCTCCTCCCGCGGCGCGACGCGCCGGGCGATGGGCGAGTCGAACGCCTCGGGCCCCGCGAGCCCGAGATAGCGCCGCGCGCCGTCCACGGCCCGCCGGGGGTCCATCAGCTTGAGGCGGCTCAGGGTCTGCTCCCTCGCCTCGATCGCGCTGTTCCAGAAGGTGAACGTCGCGTTGAGTCCGAGCTGGTTCGCGAGAGCGTACGTGGAGAAGAAGGCGGTGCCGGTCCTTATCGGGGACTTCCGCGTCGTCCTTCCCCTCGCTCCGACGAAGAGGAGAGCCGCCGCGACGAGCGAGAGCGCCAGCACCCCGGCGGCCCGCCGCATCGAGAAGGCCGGCGCCTCCCGCTCCAGCACCCGCCGCCTGAGCCCGACGACGGCCCAGCCGAAGGCGATCCAGGAGACCGCGAACAGGGCGATGTAAGGGTAATACCCCCGCGTCTCGAGGACCGTCTTGAGCATGAACCCCGGCGTCTCGGTCCAGGTGAGGGACGCCACGGTGAGGCGCGAGAAGAAGTACTCGAAGAACGGGATGTCGGCGGCCCCCGCGAAGAACGCCATCCCGTAGCCCAGCCCCAGGAGCGTCCCGGCATGCCGTCCCCACGACCGGGAGCGGAGCCCGAGGGCGGCGGCGAGCGTCAGCACGACGAGGGGGAGGAACAGGAGATAGCAGGACACCACCGTGTCGAACCTCGCCCCCATCCAGAAGGCCCTGAGGAGGACGCCGGTGGGGATGTCCCGCGCCCGGTCGCGGACCGCGTGGAAGAGGACCAGGCGGTGGACGGTGAAGATCGCGAGCCCGGCGAGGTAGGCCCCGGCGAGGTAGACGAGGTGCGCGGCCGCCGGTCTTACGCCGCTCCCGGGCCGCACGGGTCAAAGCTCCCTGAGGGCGCGCGCGACCGGGATCCTCGCGGCGCGGATCGCCGGCGGGAGCCCGCCGACGAGCCCCATCACGAGCGCGTAGACGATCCCCCGCGCCATCAGCCGCGGCGTGATCGCGAACGCGAACGCCACCTGGCTGAAGCTCTGCCAGTTGATCGTCGAGGTCTCGTACCCGTTGAACGCGGCGTACGACGCGGCGCCGCCCAGGATCCCGCCGGCCAGCGCGAGGATCATCGACTCCACCAGCACCGACGCCACCACCGCGCCCCCGCCGAAGCCGAGCGCCCGGAGCGTCGCGATCTCGCGGGTCCGGGCGGCCACCGCGGAGTACATGGTGTTGAGCCCCCCGAACACGGCGCCGATCCCCATGAGGCCGGCGACCAGCGAGCCGAGCCCCTGCACGATCGCGGTCAGACGGGTGGATTGCTCCTCGAAGAACTCCGACTCTCGCTGGACCTGGACGTCGAGGCGTGGGTCCGTGCTCAGGGCGTCCTTGAACGCGGTGAAGGCCGCGGGCGATTCGAGCCTCACGTAGACCGACTCGAAGCTGTCGCCGCGGCGGTACGCCGGCTGCAGGACCGCGATGTCGCACCACAGCTCGGAGTCCGCCACCCGCCCCCCCGCGTCGAAGATCCCGACCACGGTCCAGGCATTTTCCCCCCAGCGGAGCCGCGAGCCCAGGGAGAGCCCCGAGAACTGCTTCGCGGCGGCTCTCCCGACGACGATCTCGTTCTTCCCCGGCTCGAAGCCGCGCCCCTCGACGAGGCGCACCTCGTTCCGGACGGCGAACGCCGCCGGCTGCACGCCGCGGAGGGGGACGTTGGCCACCGTCCCGGTGGACCGCTTCGGGAGGTCCACCACCACGAACAGCTCCGCGGACGCCAGGGGGCCGCCGGGCCCGCGCGCGATCCCCGGCTCGCCGGCGATGATCCGCACCTCGTCGCGGGAGAGCACGCTGTACATCTCGGTGTTCGAGCCGCCCCTCAGCACGATGGCGCGGTCCGGCGAGCCGGTCGAGGTCATCACGGCGCGGAACCCTTCGGCGATCGAGAGCACCGCGACGAAGGTCGCCACGACGCCCGCGACCCCGACCATCGCCGCGAGCGACGCTCCCCGCCTCTCGCGGAGCGTGCGGAGGTTCAAGAGGGTCACGGCACCCGCCTGATGGATCGCCGCGAGAAGGGCCGGAAGCAACGCTCAGACCCTCCGGAGCGCGTCCACGATGCGGAGCCTGAGCGCCATGACGGCGGGCG is drawn from Terriglobia bacterium and contains these coding sequences:
- a CDS encoding PAS domain-containing protein translates to MMKRRAHAAKLAAIADYNVRAARHVEDGFAEQDAQERAEGETLARLQPDLKEWRRQIIAAARRMFESGRAMALTIDGRVAYVNPSALDLLRRDRPSLIGMPASLIEAHNETAPDGSYVAIGTVEIPYRRNPRTLAAWRAERARLTNEHPRVTGIETRTTHPLAGRPVAGNFHVLLLKIWADADEQLFDAASRIAGGKRALYEGRLRDLIGRMARELGGVLEVAEHIDPVIRAKKGQPPAKQRAFRAALEKVLSDLLPSPFGRAQSR
- a CDS encoding mechanosensitive ion channel family protein, with the protein product MSPYYRVISAVLLVLLIATLVGLVITSRPIGEPRSGPSYRNAPFYRLAKVTQDQFDTARAVAAHAVTREEQWMAREVLRIADIEVDLAFATALQEATDHPTPLSPEAQEISDRLKKAQAQLDFDQAEIERLKKGLAGAKESAKDALQQQLQSIQAQADLDQDELDDAHQDLIRAGGDPQGIIQRMKQRYEAREQANGGLQNLVPSGTQNSVEETPSRNIVALARTWYSLREKIVQLQQAEQGVRAQAADLANRREKLNQKEGKQTAREPTPPAGGPHAAQAAGATAPAPSKPGAARMSSLKRRAADRKNLEVLDKRIEDETQLADTYKRWSTFVQERERQCVHRLLYCLLWILIIALSTTVIDIWVSRSFAKLVADRKQVHTLHSVAGFAIRGGGVILILLVIFGPPTQFAAVLALAGAGLTVAMKDFIVAFIGWFVLMGRNGIRAGDWVEINGVSGEVLEIGPMRTILLETGDWSDAGHPTGRKVAFMNGFAVEGNYFNFSTSGQWMWDEIQVAVPADSDPFAMAEAVKRMVAAETQKNAQLATDEWRKVAPGAAPQAFRGEPVMSVRPTGSGATLVVRYITRANERHEVRSRVYRAMIDLQRRKDAPQPEP
- a CDS encoding sulfatase-like hydrolase/transferase; translated protein: MRPGSGVRPAAAHLVYLAGAYLAGLAIFTVHRLVLFHAVRDRARDIPTGVLLRAFWMGARFDTVVSCYLLFLPLVVLTLAAALGLRSRSWGRHAGTLLGLGYGMAFFAGAADIPFFEYFFSRLTVASLTWTETPGFMLKTVLETRGYYPYIALFAVSWIAFGWAVVGLRRRVLEREAPAFSMRRAAGVLALSLVAAALLFVGARGRTTRKSPIRTGTAFFSTYALANQLGLNATFTFWNSAIEAREQTLSRLKLMDPRRAVDGARRYLGLAGPEAFDSPIARRVAPREERRPLNVVIVIMESMSAERLSRNGGGGLTPRLDDLASRGWSFDHVYTAGIHTFNGVYGTLFSLPSLLSEHPMKGAHCLKPFTGIGRVLREQGYETGFFCTHDEQFDNMGGFLSNNGYGTIVSLKDYPRERVKSTLGVPDHYMFEFAMPTLDRWGRSGRPFLAAFLTASDHTPYVLPQDIPFRPRSGDLSHQMVEYADWAIGHLVDLASKEPWFANTVFAFVADHGAIIDPVYDMPLSFHHTPMILYAPGILGAPRVLDGLGEQIDLGPTLLGLLGVRYVNNTMGVDLLHERRPATYFTADDRIGCLDADWFWVWRRKGRETLYRYRERDTTDHLRERPDVAARLKDYAVSMLQATQWLVDETKAGPQEPVAR
- a CDS encoding ABC transporter permease, which encodes MVGVAGVVATFVAVLSIAEGFRAVMTSTGSPDRAIVLRGGSNTEMYSVLSRDEVRIIAGEPGIARGPGGPLASAELFVVVDLPKRSTGTVANVPLRGVQPAAFAVRNEVRLVEGRGFEPGKNEIVVGRAAAKQFSGLSLGSRLRWGENAWTVVGIFDAGGRVADSELWCDIAVLQPAYRRGDSFESVYVRLESPAAFTAFKDALSTDPRLDVQVQRESEFFEEQSTRLTAIVQGLGSLVAGLMGIGAVFGGLNTMYSAVAARTREIATLRALGFGGGAVVASVLVESMILALAGGILGGAASYAAFNGYETSTINWQSFSQVAFAFAITPRLMARGIVYALVMGLVGGLPPAIRAARIPVARALREL